In Aquimarina sp. TRL1, a single window of DNA contains:
- the moeB gene encoding HesA/MoeB/ThiF family protein has protein sequence MRFSKEEKIQYSRHLILEEIGEEGQQKIGSSKVLVIGAGGLGCPVLQYLTAAGIGHIGIVDDDVVDQTNLQRQILYTIDDIGKPKAITASKRLEKLNPYIFFKVYNERLTKENVLDIFSEYDIVVDGSDNFPTRYLVNDACVLLDKPLVFGSIFKFQGQVSVFNYKGGATYRCLYPTPPEPDAVPNCSEIGVLGVLPGIIGSFQANEVIKMVLEIGDVLSGKLLCIDALSLQQYILSVTKNEASDIVTLADDYDFFCGILPAGRIVEITAQEVQNNLQEYQILDVRTQEEFEQFNLGGIHIPIEEMDDKIHQIQSDKPIVVCCQSGVRSKIAIRKILALRNDLNLLNLTNGLAVIS, from the coding sequence ATGAGGTTTAGTAAGGAAGAAAAAATACAATACAGCAGGCATCTGATTTTAGAAGAAATAGGAGAAGAAGGACAGCAAAAAATCGGTTCTTCAAAAGTATTGGTGATTGGTGCAGGAGGACTAGGGTGTCCGGTGTTACAGTATTTAACAGCAGCAGGTATAGGACATATTGGGATTGTAGATGATGATGTAGTGGATCAGACAAATTTGCAAAGACAAATTTTGTATACTATAGATGATATAGGGAAACCGAAAGCAATTACAGCTTCTAAAAGGTTGGAGAAGCTGAATCCATACATTTTTTTCAAAGTGTATAACGAAAGGCTTACCAAAGAAAATGTACTGGATATTTTTTCAGAGTATGATATTGTTGTAGATGGGAGTGATAATTTTCCGACACGCTATTTGGTAAATGATGCATGTGTTTTATTGGATAAACCATTGGTTTTTGGATCAATTTTTAAATTTCAGGGACAAGTATCCGTATTTAATTATAAAGGAGGAGCAACATACAGATGTTTGTATCCTACCCCTCCAGAACCAGATGCAGTTCCTAATTGTTCAGAAATAGGAGTACTGGGAGTATTACCTGGAATTATCGGAAGTTTTCAGGCGAATGAGGTTATCAAGATGGTGTTGGAAATAGGAGATGTTCTGTCAGGAAAACTGCTATGTATAGACGCATTGTCATTACAACAATATATACTCTCTGTAACTAAAAATGAAGCGTCGGATATTGTCACATTAGCCGATGATTACGATTTCTTTTGTGGGATACTGCCTGCAGGTAGAATAGTAGAAATTACTGCACAGGAAGTGCAAAACAATCTACAGGAATATCAAATCTTAGATGTCCGAACCCAAGAGGAGTTTGAACAGTTTAATCTTGGAGGGATTCATATACCCATTGAAGAAATGGATGATAAAATTCATCAAATTCAGTCAGACAAGCCGATTGTTGTTTGTTGTCAATCAGGAGTAAGAAGCAAGATCGCTATACGTAAAATACTTGCATTGAGAAATGATCTGAATTTGCTGAATCTAACTAACGGACTAGCTGTAATATCTTAA
- the thiH gene encoding 2-iminoacetate synthase ThiH: MNSFKKIFEQYPWDDVLSSIFSKTSEDVDRALHKEKRNLEDFKALISPAAKPYLEQMAQQSSLLTKKRFGKTIQMYAPMYLSNECHNICTYCGFSMTNKIPRRTLTDAEILKEIGYLKSKGYDHILLVTGEANRTVGVDYIDHAIQLIRSNFANITIEVQPLLQEEYERLIASGLYAVLVYQETYHKEEYKKHHPKGKKSNFDFRLETPDRLGRAGVHKIGLGALFGLEDWRADSFFTALHLQYLQKNYWKTKYSISFPRLRPHSGGLEPKVAMTDADLVQLICAFRLLDEDVELSLSTRESEVFRENIVNLGITSISAESKTNPGGYVVEPESLEQFEISDERPTEVIVEMLKKRGLEVVWKDWENNWQ; encoded by the coding sequence ATGAACAGCTTTAAAAAAATATTCGAACAATATCCATGGGATGATGTTCTTTCTAGTATTTTTTCCAAAACATCAGAAGATGTGGATAGGGCATTGCATAAAGAGAAAAGAAATCTGGAAGATTTTAAAGCATTAATTTCCCCTGCAGCAAAACCGTATCTTGAACAAATGGCACAACAGAGTAGTTTGTTGACTAAAAAGCGTTTTGGAAAAACAATACAGATGTATGCCCCTATGTATCTCAGTAATGAGTGTCATAATATTTGTACATATTGCGGATTTAGTATGACTAATAAAATTCCGAGAAGAACATTAACGGATGCTGAAATACTTAAGGAAATCGGTTATTTAAAGTCTAAAGGTTATGACCATATTCTTTTAGTAACCGGAGAAGCAAATAGAACGGTAGGAGTAGATTATATCGATCATGCGATTCAGCTAATCCGATCAAACTTTGCAAATATTACAATAGAGGTACAACCCTTGCTCCAGGAAGAATATGAACGCTTAATTGCAAGTGGTTTGTATGCGGTATTAGTGTATCAGGAAACCTATCACAAAGAAGAATATAAAAAACACCACCCCAAAGGAAAAAAATCAAATTTTGATTTTCGGTTAGAAACCCCGGATAGGTTAGGAAGGGCAGGGGTTCATAAAATAGGTTTAGGAGCTTTGTTTGGTCTTGAAGATTGGAGAGCAGATAGTTTTTTTACAGCACTGCATCTTCAGTATTTGCAAAAAAACTATTGGAAAACAAAATACTCCATTTCTTTTCCCAGATTGAGACCTCATTCGGGAGGTTTAGAACCTAAAGTAGCTATGACAGATGCGGATTTGGTACAGTTAATTTGCGCTTTTAGGCTGTTGGATGAGGATGTGGAACTTTCCTTATCTACCAGAGAGAGTGAAGTTTTTAGAGAAAATATAGTTAATTTAGGAATTACCTCCATTAGTGCAGAATCAAAAACCAATCCAGGAGGATATGTTGTAGAACCAGAATCTCTGGAACAGTTTGAGATCTCTGATGAACGCCCTACAGAAGTGATTGTAGAAATGTTAAAAAAGAGAGGGTTAGAAGTAGTCTGGAAAGACTGGGAAAACAATTGGCAATAA
- a CDS encoding thiazole synthase, with the protein MDRLKIADKEFSSRLFTGTGKFSSSLLMKEALLQSESELITVALKRVDVHDDEDDLLTHLQHPRINLLPNTSGVRDAKEAVFAAKLAREALETNWVKLEIHPDPKYLLPDPIETLKAAEELVREGFVVMPYIHADPVLCKRLEEVGVQCVMPLGAPIGSNKGLKTIEFLEIIIDQSNVPVVVDAGIGSPSHAAYAMEIGADAVLVNTAIAVSQNPVHMAEAFRKAVEAGRMAYNAKLAPVRSHAEASSPLTSFLSEN; encoded by the coding sequence ATGGATAGGTTAAAAATAGCAGATAAGGAGTTTTCTTCTCGATTATTTACAGGAACAGGTAAGTTTAGTTCTTCTTTACTGATGAAAGAAGCCTTACTGCAATCAGAAAGTGAGTTGATCACAGTAGCGTTGAAGCGTGTAGATGTACATGATGATGAAGATGATTTATTAACCCATTTACAGCATCCTCGCATTAATTTATTGCCCAATACATCTGGAGTTAGAGATGCGAAAGAAGCTGTCTTTGCAGCGAAACTGGCAAGAGAGGCTCTGGAAACGAATTGGGTTAAGTTAGAGATTCATCCTGATCCTAAGTATTTGTTGCCGGACCCGATTGAGACTTTAAAGGCAGCAGAAGAATTGGTAAGAGAAGGTTTTGTGGTAATGCCTTATATTCATGCAGACCCGGTTTTGTGTAAACGGTTAGAAGAGGTCGGCGTACAATGCGTAATGCCTTTAGGAGCACCGATCGGAAGTAACAAAGGGTTAAAAACAATAGAGTTTCTGGAGATTATAATTGACCAAAGCAATGTTCCGGTAGTCGTTGATGCTGGGATTGGAAGCCCTTCTCATGCTGCATATGCAATGGAGATCGGTGCAGATGCCGTATTGGTTAATACAGCAATTGCAGTTTCCCAGAATCCAGTACATATGGCCGAAGCATTTCGAAAAGCAGTAGAGGCAGGTCGAATGGCATATAATGCAAAACTAGCTCCTGTGCGATCACATGCGGAAGCAAGTAGTCCTTTGACAAGTTTCCTGTCTGAAAATTAA
- a CDS encoding thiamine phosphate synthase, producing MDRVYYISQGKTPEEHLENIKNVCKGGCKWIQLRMKNVDTVVYLQTALRCREICDDYEAIMIVNDNVDVAKAAQADGIHLGLNDVSPEEARKVLGANFIIGGTANTFDDCKMHIDNGVDYIGLGPYRYTSTKENLSPVLGIEGYKEILSEVRNYKASVPVVAIGGIKEEDVGALLETKVSGVAVSGMLTATMDIEEKIKNINTLAVSR from the coding sequence ATGGATAGAGTGTATTACATATCTCAGGGGAAAACTCCGGAAGAACATCTCGAAAACATAAAAAATGTTTGTAAGGGAGGCTGCAAATGGATACAACTTAGAATGAAAAATGTAGACACAGTTGTCTACTTACAAACAGCATTACGATGTAGAGAAATTTGCGATGATTATGAGGCTATTATGATTGTAAATGACAATGTAGATGTGGCAAAGGCAGCTCAAGCGGATGGAATCCATCTGGGGCTGAATGATGTAAGTCCCGAAGAAGCAAGAAAAGTGCTGGGAGCTAATTTTATTATCGGAGGAACAGCAAATACTTTCGACGACTGCAAAATGCATATAGACAATGGAGTCGATTATATTGGTTTGGGACCATACAGGTATACCAGTACAAAGGAAAACTTAAGTCCTGTATTAGGGATAGAAGGATATAAAGAAATTTTATCTGAAGTTAGAAACTATAAAGCCTCGGTTCCTGTCGTAGCTATAGGAGGTATAAAAGAAGAGGATGTAGGAGCATTACTAGAGACAAAAGTTTCAGGAGTGGCGGTGTCCGGAATGTTGACAGCAACAATGGATATAGAAGAAAAAATAAAAAATATAAACACACTGGCGGTTAGTAGATAA
- a CDS encoding hydroxymethylpyrimidine/phosphomethylpyrimidine kinase — protein sequence MRNRPYVITIAGFDPSGGAGLVADSKTFDHLKCYGLAVCTANTIQDDKCFKCCHWIEKQVIKRQLQTLLERFDIEVVKIGIIEDWELLHEIIDVLTVYNDRIKIVVDPVLRSSTNFDFKKQEEQIEVFNAVLKKITLITPNYDEIEALFPEKDIEETIAYISGRTGLLLKGGHRLEAIGKDELYLPSGEVFTYNPKGKNHSEKHGSGCVLSSAIAAYLARGFSLHKAVYRGKRYTEKVLQSNKSLLGYHG from the coding sequence ATGAGAAATAGACCGTATGTAATAACAATAGCAGGTTTTGATCCTTCGGGGGGTGCAGGTTTGGTTGCGGATAGTAAAACATTCGATCATTTAAAATGTTATGGACTAGCAGTATGTACAGCAAATACAATACAAGACGATAAGTGTTTTAAATGCTGTCATTGGATAGAAAAACAGGTAATTAAACGGCAACTGCAAACCTTGTTAGAGCGTTTTGATATCGAGGTTGTAAAAATTGGGATTATAGAAGATTGGGAATTACTACATGAGATTATAGATGTACTGACAGTGTATAATGATAGAATAAAGATTGTAGTAGATCCTGTATTGAGATCCAGTACCAATTTTGATTTCAAAAAACAAGAAGAGCAAATAGAAGTATTTAATGCTGTTTTGAAAAAAATAACATTGATTACTCCTAATTATGACGAAATAGAAGCTTTATTTCCAGAAAAAGATATTGAAGAAACAATAGCATATATCAGTGGGAGAACCGGTTTGTTGTTAAAAGGAGGTCATCGTTTAGAAGCTATAGGAAAAGACGAATTATACCTGCCATCAGGAGAGGTGTTTACCTATAATCCAAAAGGGAAAAACCATTCAGAGAAACACGGAAGTGGCTGTGTGTTATCGTCTGCTATAGCAGCTTATTTGGCAAGAGGATTTTCACTTCACAAAGCAGTCTATAGAGGAAAAAGATATACAGAGAAAGTATTGCAATCAAATAAAAGTTTATTAGGATACCATGGATAG
- a CDS encoding thiamine phosphate synthase has protein sequence MVIVLTSEKNISEEANVINSLFANGLQVLHLRKPEFSKERYRELLDQIEKPFHNRIMLHYYHDLCKEYKLRGVHIQEKPRIDLGAKLEKYVQSYIEKGYCVSSSFHLPETIEACPVSFDYVLLSPVFSSISKQGYEGRGFDVTQSSKKIIGMGGINKETIRATCDLGYKGVGILGGVWNTVDPLTSFIEIQQAYEAVTKK, from the coding sequence ATGGTGATCGTTCTTACCTCAGAAAAAAATATTTCAGAAGAAGCTAATGTTATCAATAGTTTGTTTGCTAATGGATTGCAAGTATTACACTTGAGAAAGCCTGAGTTTTCCAAAGAAAGATATAGGGAATTGCTGGATCAGATCGAGAAGCCATTTCACAATCGGATAATGCTGCATTACTATCATGATTTATGCAAAGAATATAAGCTTAGAGGAGTGCATATTCAAGAAAAACCTCGTATAGACTTGGGCGCAAAATTAGAAAAATATGTGCAGTCATATATAGAAAAAGGATATTGCGTAAGCAGCTCTTTTCATCTTCCTGAAACTATTGAAGCTTGTCCGGTCTCATTTGATTATGTATTACTGAGTCCTGTTTTTAGTTCGATATCCAAGCAAGGATATGAAGGAAGAGGATTTGATGTAACCCAAAGTTCAAAAAAAATTATTGGAATGGGAGGGATTAATAAGGAAACAATACGAGCCACATGTGATTTAGGGTATAAAGGTGTTGGCATTTTGGGAGGAGTGTGGAATACTGTTGATCCATTGACTAGCTTTATAGAAATCCAACAAGCATACGAAGCAGTAACGAAAAAATAG